The genomic interval AGGCCGAGGCGGCCCGCGCCCTGGGCATGACCTTCGACCAGGTACTCGGGTTGATCGTCCTGCCGCAGGCGCTCCGCTCGATGGTGCCGCCGATGATGAGCGTCATGATCGCGATGCTCAAGAACACCACGATCGCCGCCGGCTTCTCCGTACTGGAGGCCGGTGCCATCCCGGCGTACATGGCCGAGCGGGGTGAGCCGCAGTTCGCCGTGCTGCTCTGGATCACGATCGGCTTCCTCATCCTCATTCTTCCGCTGGTCTTCCTACAGCGGTTCCTCGAGCGCAAGTGGACGGTGGCACGGTGAGTCAGGCGACGGTTCTCTACGACCTTCCGGGGCCGAAGGCACGCCGCCGCAACGGTCTGATCGGGATCCTCACCATCGCCGGGATCGTCGCTCTGCTCGCCTTCGTGGGCTACCGGCTCTGGGAGACCGGCCAGTTCGAGGCACGCAAGTGGGAGCAGTTCAGGTTCGAGGCGGTGCAGGTCGAGCTGCTCAACGGGCTCTGGGCCACCCTGAAGGCGGCCGGCATCGCCGCCGTACTCGCCATGCTCTTCGGCGCCGTCTTCGCCAGCGCCCGGCTCAGCGACCGGTGGATCCTGCGCGCGCCGGCCACCTTCGTCGTCGAACTCTTCCGGGCCATCCCGCTGCTGATCCTGATCTTCTTCGGCTACTACGTGCCGTTGCAGTACGGCTGGCCGATCGACAAGATCTGGGCGCTGGTCATCGGGCTGACCCTCTACAACGGCTCGGTACTGGCCGAGATCTTCCGGGCCGGCCTCAACGCCGTACCCCGGGGCCAGTCCGAGGGCGGGTACGCGATCGGCCTGCGCAAGAACCA from Plantactinospora sp. BC1 carries:
- a CDS encoding amino acid ABC transporter permease; translation: MSQATVLYDLPGPKARRRNGLIGILTIAGIVALLAFVGYRLWETGQFEARKWEQFRFEAVQVELLNGLWATLKAAGIAAVLAMLFGAVFASARLSDRWILRAPATFVVELFRAIPLLILIFFGYYVPLQYGWPIDKIWALVIGLTLYNGSVLAEIFRAGLNAVPRGQSEGGYAIGLRKNQVLRLILLPQAVRSMLPAIVSQLVVLLKDTALGFIITYPELLYVGKTIGGRLSFGLPYVPTYLIVAAIYISICGLLSLLAWWLQKRMMRMPKTAAPVMQTKEAGGAASTL